The following are from one region of the Coccinella septempunctata chromosome 7, icCocSept1.1, whole genome shotgun sequence genome:
- the LOC123317099 gene encoding uncharacterized protein LOC123317099: MYRQVKLHEDDQTFHTILWRFNKNDPIQEYQLTTVTYGTAPAAYLAIRTMHQLAMDECDKFPRAAELILEDFYVDDFLSGAHNKEEAQKIRQEVKTLLLKGGFNIRKWKSNLTSNDDTSFQDFNSREDITKILGIKWSPQNDNFQYTIKQTSNRTNTKRQVLSEIASIFDPLGLMATIVIKAKIIMQDIWKTGKKWDEAIPTEIQTAWDKFKEELPIIENLQLPRWFQYNPEQPIELHGFCVASQRAYGAAIYTKTVVKDKTQTTLLVAKTKVAPVKNKLTIPQLELCAATLLAKLMKRTITALKIADINIYTWSDSKVVLAWLQRTPSKQNVFIVNRVQNHASNVSTLTSSTPRRKQNSRRETNSGRQHPFMTMPNKALDRVSHKLEIGNWEIGQ, encoded by the exons ATGTACAGGCAGGTCAAACTACATGAAGATGATCAAACATTCCACACTATTTTATGGAGGTTCAACAAAAATGACCCAATCCAGGAATATCAACTCACGACAGTCACCTACGGAACCGCTCCCGCTGCCTACCTTGCTATAAGAACCATGCACCAATTAGCCATGGATGAATGCGACAAATTCCCGAGAGCTGCGGAACTGATACTTGAAGATTTCTACGTCGATGATTTTCTCTCCGGCGCCCACAATAAAGAAGAGGCACAAAAAATCAGACAAGAAGTTAAAACGCTACTTCTCAAGGGAGGATTCAACATTCGAAAATGGAAAAGCAATCTCACATCAAATGATGATACGTCCTTTCAAGATTTCAACAGCAGAGAGGACATAACCAAAATTCTGGGAATTAAATGGTCACCACAAAATGATAACTTCCAATACACTATTAAACAAACTTCCAATCGAACAAACACAAAAAGACAAGTGCTATCTGAAATTGCTTCAATATTCGATCCATTAGGTCTCATGGCTACAATTGTAATCAAGGCGAAAATAATTATGCAAGACATATGgaaaactggtaaaaaatggGATGAAGCTATTCCTACAGAAATCCAAACAGCGTGGGACAAATTCAAAGAAGAACTGCCAATAATAGAAAACCTGCAACTACCACGATGGTTCCAGTATAATCCAGAGCAGCCCATTGAACTACACGGATTCTGTGTTGCATCGCAAAGAGCCTATGGAGCAGCAATATACACCAAAACAGTCGTGAAGGACAAAACCCAGACAACATTGCTAGTAGCCAAAACAAAAGTTGCACCTGTAAAAAACAAATTAACTATCCCGCAATTGGAACTTTGTGCCGCAACATTATTGGCGAAACTGATGAAACGAACAATTACAGCCCTGAAAATCGCCGACATAAATATTTACACATGGTCAGACTCAAAAGTTGTGTTAGCCTGGTTACAGAGAACTCCGAGTAAGCAAAACGTCTTCATAGTCAACCGAGT TCAAAACCACGCCAGCAATGTTTCGACCTTGACCAGCTCTACGCCGAGGCGAAAACAGAATTCCAGACGAGAGACCAACTCCGGACGTCAGCACCCATTCATGACCATGCCGAATAAAGCACTCGATCGAGTGTCACACAAGTTAGAAATAGGAAATTGGGAAATAGGACAATAG